The Chitinophaga pinensis DSM 2588 region ATTTTCATCATCCGGCTGCGGGCTACAGATCAATCTGTACTACCTTTCTACCCTTCATTGTATATATTTGTGCTAATAGCAGAAGATTATCATGAGCGCAGCCATCGATTCAGACAAATACGAAGTAGTCATCGGCCTTGAAGTACATGCCCAGCTACTGACAGAAAGTAAATTATTTTGTGGAGACAGTGCAGCTTTCGGAGGCGCTCCCAATACCCATATCAGCCCGATCACACTGGGCCATCCGGGTACTCTTCCAAAACTGAACCGTAAAGCGGTGGAATATGCCATCCGCCTCGGTCTGGCCTGCGGTAGCAGGATTGAGCGGGAAAATTACTTTGCCCGTAAAAACTATTTCTATCCGGACCTTCCGAAAGGCTACCAGATATCTCAGCATACGGCGCCTATCTGTGATGGCGGTATCGTTGCTATTCCCGTGGCCGGTGGTCAACGGGATATTCAGCTGAACCGTATTCACCTGGAAGAAGATGCCGGTAAGTCGATGCACGACCAGGATCCTTCATTCACTATGGTGGATTACAACCGTGCCGGGGTACCATTGGTAGAGATCGTGACCGAACCAGCGCTGCACAGCAGTGATGAAGTATATTCCTTCCTGACAACCCTCCGCAGACTGGTACGCTGGCTGGACGTTTGTGACGGTAACATGGAAGAAGGCAGTATGCGTTGCGACGCCAACATTTCCATCCGTCTGAAAGGAGAGACTAAACTGGGCACAAAAGTCGAAGTAAAAAACCTGAACTCTATCCGTAACGTAAAACGTGCGGTAGAGGGCGAAATAAAACGCCAGATCTCCATCGTGGAAGAAGGTGGCACCATCCTCCAGGAAACCAGGAGTTTTGACGCCGGTAATGGTACCTCTTTCTCCCTGCGTTCCAAAGAAGAAGCGAATGACTATCGCTACTTCCCTGAACCAGACCTGGCGCCTTTCCACCTGACTGAAGATTATCTCGATCAGTTGTTAAAAGCATTACCGGAGCTGCCGGAAGCAATGGTAGAGCGTTATGTCAGCCAGTACGGACTACCTGATTACGACGCACGTGTACTGTGTGATGATAAAGCAACTGCTGACTATTATGAGCAGGTAGTTGCTGTTATTCCCAAACATAAAGCAGTAGCCAACTGGCTCTTAGGTCCGGTAAAATCCACCCTGAACGAGCAAGGCGCTGCCATTAGTGATTTCGCACTGTCACCTGCTGCACTGGCAGGTCTGATACAACTGGTAGAAGATGGTAAAGTGAGCTTTTCCATAGCTTCTTCCCGTATCTTCCCTGAATTGCTGCTAAATACTACAGAAAAGCCGCTGGATATTGCAACAAGACTGAACCTCCTGCAGGATAACAATGCCGGCAGCATTGCGCCGATCATTGACGAAGTCCTGGCAAAATATCCGGATAAGGTAGCAGAATTCCGTAAGGGTAAAAAAGGGCTGATGGCACTCTTTGTCGGAGAAGTAATGAAACTCTCCAAAGGCAAGGCAGATCCTAAACTGACCAACCAATTACTTGCTGAAAAACTGAAATAATTATATAACTGAAGAATATGAAGAAACTTGCTTTATGGGCGGCAACCGGGTTATTCCTGGCCAGCTGTTCACAACAAACCGAGAAAGGCGATTTTACGATCAACGCACATATAGACAACGCTCCTTTAGGTACCATCTACCTGGAAGAGCTGACCACGGAAGAAGTGAAAATAGTGGATACTGCGGTTATCAAAGACGCCAGCGGAAAATTCACGCTGAAAGGAATGCTGCCTGAACAGGCATTATACCGTATCCGTTTCGGTGAAACAAACCGCCTGATTCCATTAGGTCTCGATGCTGGTACCATGAGCATCACTGGTGACTTCAATCACCTGGGCGAACTGAAGATCGAAAACTCTGAAGCGACCGTAGAAATTCAGCAGCTGCTCAACGAAGCCAGTGCTAAAGATCAGGCACTCTCTGCTGAAATGACGGCACTTGACAGTCTGCATCAGCTGAAAACACCGGATAGCGTACTGCAACCAAGAGTAGCCGCATTCCAGGCTAAACAGGAAGACTTCAAGAAATTCCTGGTAAAATCAGCTACAGAAACCAAATCTCCCGCTGTTGCCGCATTTGCTATGAGCATTGCTGGTCCGCAGGTACTGATGGAGGATCCTAAAACAGTGGAAGAAATTAAAAAGCATTTCCCTGAGAATACCCTCATCGTGAGCTTTGCCGATAAACTGAAACAGGGCGCACAACAGAACGAGGAAACAGGAGAAGAAGCCAATATGTCTACTGTAAAAATAGGCCAGGCTGCTCCTGACTTCACACTGCCTGATCCATCAGGAAAACCTGTCAGCCTCAGTTCTTTCAAAGGCAAATATGTACTCGTTGATTTCTGGGCCAGCTGGTGTAAACCATGCCGTATGGAAAACCCTAACGTTGTACTGGCTTACAATAAGTTCAAAGGAAAAAACTTTACCGTACTGGGCGTATCACTCGATAAAACAAAAGGTAAATGGGAAGAAGCAATTCAGGCAGATGGGCTGACATGGACACATGTAAGCGATCTGAAATTCTGGGATTCGCAGGTAGTGCCTTTATATGGCATTAATTCCATCCCTTCCAACATGTTGCTCGACCCACAGGGTAAAGTGCTCGCAATCGGCCTCAGAGGCCCTGCGCTGGAGTCTAAACTGCAGGAAGTATTACAGTAATATCAACTGACTATAAAATAAAAAGCGTCCGCCATCTGGCGAGACGCTTTTTTTATTTATTGGTCGACCACAATTATTTTTTATACCCCGGATTCTGTTCGATGTTCAGATTCACATCAATCTCACGTTGTGGTATCGGGAATATTGCGGTAGGAGAGGACGCCTCAATTGTACATCTCGGCGTATTCAGCTGAGCAGGATTGTTACAGGTTGTACGTACAATACTCAGCTTATTTCGCAGCAGGTCAAAGTAACGATGCCCTTCAAACATAAACTCAACACGTTTTTCTTTCAACACAGCTGTCAGTACATTGGCGTCAGGCACGTTTTCAAGTGCCGGCAAATTACGATGCGCACGGATCTCATTTACATCCGCCAGTGCCAGGGCATAACTGCCTGTCTTAGCATATGCTTCCGCTCGGATCAGGTACAACTCGGAAATACGCAGTACTTTAATGCTGTACAAACCGGATATCCCATCCTGACCGGTGAATTTATTATTCTGAAATTCAGCAGGGCTGCCACTGAATTCAGAAACAAATACATTTCTGGCATCATTCGCCTCCAATACATTCTTCAGATCCGGAGACACCCTGACATCACCATAACCAGGCTTCAGATAAATACGACCAAGGTTATCAGATCCCAAAGTCTCATTGCTGAGTATCCTGATCGTAAAGATATCTTCAGTAGTACCCGGCGTATTATAAAAGTTTGCCAGAGTATTTGCAGGCGCAATACTATAACCTGCATTAATTACTTCTGTAGCAGCAGTGATAGCAGCGGCATCTTCTCCTTTGTAGAGATGTACTCTTGCGAGTAATGCAGTTGCTGCATAAGAACTTGCGCTATAAGGCGTATTCCTGCTTTTAGGCAGCAAATCTTTAGCAGTGGTCAGATCTGCGATGATCTGTTTGTATACTTCATCTACGGTATTTCTTTTCGGTGAACCGACCTCAAATTTTGTAATTAATGGTACGCCCAGGGTACCGCCGCCACCAACTGCATAAGGCGTAGAAAACACACGCAGCAGGTCAAAATGCCCCAGTGCTCTTACAAACAATGCCTGACCAAGAGCGCTGTTCTTTTCTTCCGTTGTACCGTCTTCCAGCAGTGGTACACTATTGATGATATTATTCGCACGCAGGATCACGGCATATACCCTGTTCCAGACGCCTGTTACATCACCGTCAGCCACCACCCAGCTCAGACGCCAGCTCGAAAGGAAACGGTTACTGTTATTGAAAGAAAGGTATACGTTATCAGCAGCGATTTCCGGTATTACCAGGTAATTCCTGCCATAGTATTCAGTTACTTTCAGCCCTTCATACATACCGTTTACAGCAGCATTAACACCTTGTATTGTTTTCAGTGCATCTGCAGTCGGCAATTTATCTGCAGGATAAAGGTCCAGTTGTTTATTACAGCCTTGGTTGATAACAAGCAGCGCTGCCATTAATATCGGGAAAAATAATTGTTTCATAGCTTATAAGTTACCTGGATTAGAAGTTAATGTTTGCGCCAAAAGTGATGCTCTTTGAAGGTGGATATCTGAAGAATTCCATCGCACTGATATCCTGTTCAGGATCCCATCCGGTATAGCTGGTCCAGGTAGCAAGATTTGCCGCCTGTGCATAGAGTTTTACACTGGTGAATTTGGCAGCTCTGACCCATTTTGCAGGCAGACTATAACTCAGGCTGATATTTCTGAGACGCAGGAAAGATCCATCTTCCAGGTACCGTGTCGACAATGCGGAGTTGGCATTTTTATTTCCTCCTGGAATAGGTTTAGGTCTCTCTGCAATATCACCAGGTTTACGCCAGTAATTTTCAGCAGTCAGCTTATCATATCCGTATCCGAAGTAAGCACCATCAGCATCACCCAGTATTCTTGTTCTGTTAAGAATTTTGTTACCTGTTACAGCATAGAAGAATACAGAAACACCGATACCTTTGTATTCAAAAGTGTTGGTGAGTCCACCAGTGAATTTAGGCTGACTATTACCCACAATTCTTCTTTCTGCAAGGTTGATGTTGTTGGTTGTTTTTCCATCAGCAGTATACCACAAAGGATCACCATTTTCAGGATCTACACCGGCCCATTCATTCAGGTACCAGCTTTGTACAGGCTGACCTACTCTGTGCAGCTGTGTACTGTTTCCACCAGCCACATCACGGCCCATGAACAGCGATGTGATCTTATTCCTGTTCATACCGATATTGAGTTCTGTACGCCAGCTAAACCCACCTCTGTTATCAAAATTTTTAGTGGAGATCAATGCTTCAATACCCTTATTTTCTAATGAGCCGATGTTAGTCATCTGTGTAGTAAAACCACTGGTAGATGACACCGGTGTATTGAGCAGCAACCCATCTGTTTTACGTTTGTATACATCGATCGTTGCAGTGATAGCGCCTTTCAGTAAAGCGAGGTCCAGACCTATATTGAAAGACTTATTCTTTTCCCATGTCAGATCGACGTTACCAATCGTGTTAGGAGCATTACCAGGCGCACCGTTATATGAGGTGCCATAGTCATACAGTGCACGGGCTACGAAGTTGTCGATACTGCCAAAGTCCGCATTACCTGTCTGACCATAACTAACACGTAATTTCAGATCAGAAAACAGCTCCTGCGATTTCATAAATTCTTCTTCTATCAATCTCCACGAAGCACCTACTGAGAAGAAAGTACCATAGCGGGTATTCACCCCGAAACGTGAAGAACCATCTGTTCTGACACCAAGACTCAGGTTATATTTTTGTCTGAAGGAATAATTCAATTGTCCCATATAAGACAGGAACGTATACTCAGTAGCATTACCACCTACTGTTTGCGGAGTAGCAGTAATATCAAGTACTTTCAGCTGACTGCCGATAATACCAATACCTTCAGCACTGAATGATCTTGACTTAAAACGGTTGTATTCCGTCAGTGCAAGATAATCCAGCTGATGTTCTTCACCGATATTGAAATTACCGCTCAGAGAAAACTGATTGGTTACTGTAGAGACTTTTACATTCTGGTTGTATACACTTCCGCTTTTCAGCGGATCGGCGGCATTGTAGCCATCACCGGTAGTAGGATCATAGAACAGATTCGCTTCTGTATTCACCATATCAAGATTGACTCTCTCCTGTATTTTCAGCCAGTCGAATATGCGGTATGAAACCGTTGCACCACCAAGACCACGGAAGTTGGACAACTTCTTGTCATTTCTGTAAACAGAGTACAGGAAGTTATCTCCACTGGCAGCATTAAAATCAGATTCAAGACCAGTATACAGTGAACCGTCGGCTTTATAAGGGCTTTGAAAAGGAGAAACGAAATAAGCGCCCAACAGCGGACTGGAATAAAAGTTACCCCCCATTGCACTGCTGGCGTCGCCTTGTGAAAGGTTCAGGTTCATCGCAATATCCAGTCTGTCATTTACTTTCTGGGATACGTTTGAAATGACGGTATATCGTTTCAGACCGGAGTTGATCAGTGTTCCCTCCTGGTCATTATAACCTGCTGAAATGTACAATTTTGTTTTCTCGTTACCACCGGAAGCAGAGATACCATAATCCTGCATTTTAGCGGTACGGAAACCGGCGTCGCGCCAGTTAAAGCCTGTAGCCAGTAATGAAGCAGGAAACTCTTCATCAATTTCAGCCGGTGTAAAATCATTCAATGCCAGTACATCGCGATTATAGGCATAGCTTTCGGCAGGTGTCAGCAGTGAGGATTTACCAAAGCTTGGTTTTGCCGAACCATATTGTGCACGGGCGCCGAAAGTAGTAACACCTGCTTTTCCTTTTTTGGTATTAATAACGATCACGCCGTTGGCGCCTCTGGAACCGTACATCGCTGTAGCAGATGCATCTTTCAGGATATTGATGCTTTCAACATCGTTAGGGTTCAGGTTGGCCAGGAGGTCATTGGATTGCAGTGCAAGGTTGCCGGTATTGTTCACATCACGGCCATCCACGATGATTCCGTCGATTACATAAAGCGGCGCGGCGCTGGCACTGATGGAACCTACCCCACGGATGCGTACATTCTGTACGGAGCCCGGCTGACCAGAAGCACCGCCAACGAATACGCCGGCAGCTTGTCCCTGTAAAGCCTGGTTGATGTCAACGAGCGGGGTGTTTCCCAGCTTTTCCGCCGTGACTTCAGCGACCGCACTTACCTTTCTTACCCTGTTGGTATTTACATAGCCGGTGGCAATGTATTCGGTAAGTGTATTATCTGCCAGCAATGATACATTCACCGTATTACTGTTATCAGGTTTCACGGATTGTGAGGTGAACCCAACACTTGAAATAACCAATGTCTGTGTACCGGAAATATCGATGCTGAAATTTCCGCTTTGATCAGTTGCAGTTCCTTTGTTGGTCCCCTGGATCCTGACAGTAGCATAGGGTACGGCTGCGCCATCTTTTGAGTCAGTTACCTTGCCTTTAATCGTTCGTGTTTGGGCATACGCGGTCATCCCGCTGATGGCCACGAATAGCCATAGGAGTAAAGTGTGTTTCATAAGCGATTTTGATTGATAATAAACGTCCGGATATTTACTTCATAGTTAAAATTTAGGGTAATGAAATGCCACAGCCATTCCGTACAAAACAGATATGTTTGTACGGAAAGCTTACTGCCGACGGATCAACACAAAAAAGGGAATGTATGCTACATTTCAGGCAACAGTCATCAAGCCCCCAATGTCAGGCAGCAGCGTAAATCGGTAGTTAGTTTTTGATGTTCAATAGTACGTCTAAGTAATTCCTTTCTATACGGCAAAAGTTGGTGGGTCGGGTCTCTACAAGGAATTCAAATTCGAATATTAGATTTTGGTTCAGCGTTGTTCACAATAAGTCATCTACTGCAAGATATGAAATTCGGAGCAATTTATCTTGTTGATTTAGCAGAGATATTTTTGAAATAAAAAATGCCGCATCTGACGCTAACTTATTCCGGGCAATTA contains the following coding sequences:
- the gatB gene encoding Asp-tRNA(Asn)/Glu-tRNA(Gln) amidotransferase subunit GatB, translating into MSAAIDSDKYEVVIGLEVHAQLLTESKLFCGDSAAFGGAPNTHISPITLGHPGTLPKLNRKAVEYAIRLGLACGSRIERENYFARKNYFYPDLPKGYQISQHTAPICDGGIVAIPVAGGQRDIQLNRIHLEEDAGKSMHDQDPSFTMVDYNRAGVPLVEIVTEPALHSSDEVYSFLTTLRRLVRWLDVCDGNMEEGSMRCDANISIRLKGETKLGTKVEVKNLNSIRNVKRAVEGEIKRQISIVEEGGTILQETRSFDAGNGTSFSLRSKEEANDYRYFPEPDLAPFHLTEDYLDQLLKALPELPEAMVERYVSQYGLPDYDARVLCDDKATADYYEQVVAVIPKHKAVANWLLGPVKSTLNEQGAAISDFALSPAALAGLIQLVEDGKVSFSIASSRIFPELLLNTTEKPLDIATRLNLLQDNNAGSIAPIIDEVLAKYPDKVAEFRKGKKGLMALFVGEVMKLSKGKADPKLTNQLLAEKLK
- a CDS encoding TlpA disulfide reductase family protein, whose product is MKKLALWAATGLFLASCSQQTEKGDFTINAHIDNAPLGTIYLEELTTEEVKIVDTAVIKDASGKFTLKGMLPEQALYRIRFGETNRLIPLGLDAGTMSITGDFNHLGELKIENSEATVEIQQLLNEASAKDQALSAEMTALDSLHQLKTPDSVLQPRVAAFQAKQEDFKKFLVKSATETKSPAVAAFAMSIAGPQVLMEDPKTVEEIKKHFPENTLIVSFADKLKQGAQQNEETGEEANMSTVKIGQAAPDFTLPDPSGKPVSLSSFKGKYVLVDFWASWCKPCRMENPNVVLAYNKFKGKNFTVLGVSLDKTKGKWEEAIQADGLTWTHVSDLKFWDSQVVPLYGINSIPSNMLLDPQGKVLAIGLRGPALESKLQEVLQ
- a CDS encoding RagB/SusD family nutrient uptake outer membrane protein, which gives rise to MKQLFFPILMAALLVINQGCNKQLDLYPADKLPTADALKTIQGVNAAVNGMYEGLKVTEYYGRNYLVIPEIAADNVYLSFNNSNRFLSSWRLSWVVADGDVTGVWNRVYAVILRANNIINSVPLLEDGTTEEKNSALGQALFVRALGHFDLLRVFSTPYAVGGGGTLGVPLITKFEVGSPKRNTVDEVYKQIIADLTTAKDLLPKSRNTPYSASSYAATALLARVHLYKGEDAAAITAATEVINAGYSIAPANTLANFYNTPGTTEDIFTIRILSNETLGSDNLGRIYLKPGYGDVRVSPDLKNVLEANDARNVFVSEFSGSPAEFQNNKFTGQDGISGLYSIKVLRISELYLIRAEAYAKTGSYALALADVNEIRAHRNLPALENVPDANVLTAVLKEKRVEFMFEGHRYFDLLRNKLSIVRTTCNNPAQLNTPRCTIEASSPTAIFPIPQREIDVNLNIEQNPGYKK
- a CDS encoding SusC/RagA family TonB-linked outer membrane protein, whose translation is MKHTLLLWLFVAISGMTAYAQTRTIKGKVTDSKDGAAVPYATVRIQGTNKGTATDQSGNFSIDISGTQTLVISSVGFTSQSVKPDNSNTVNVSLLADNTLTEYIATGYVNTNRVRKVSAVAEVTAEKLGNTPLVDINQALQGQAAGVFVGGASGQPGSVQNVRIRGVGSISASAAPLYVIDGIIVDGRDVNNTGNLALQSNDLLANLNPNDVESINILKDASATAMYGSRGANGVIVINTKKGKAGVTTFGARAQYGSAKPSFGKSSLLTPAESYAYNRDVLALNDFTPAEIDEEFPASLLATGFNWRDAGFRTAKMQDYGISASGGNEKTKLYISAGYNDQEGTLINSGLKRYTVISNVSQKVNDRLDIAMNLNLSQGDASSAMGGNFYSSPLLGAYFVSPFQSPYKADGSLYTGLESDFNAASGDNFLYSVYRNDKKLSNFRGLGGATVSYRIFDWLKIQERVNLDMVNTEANLFYDPTTGDGYNAADPLKSGSVYNQNVKVSTVTNQFSLSGNFNIGEEHQLDYLALTEYNRFKSRSFSAEGIGIIGSQLKVLDITATPQTVGGNATEYTFLSYMGQLNYSFRQKYNLSLGVRTDGSSRFGVNTRYGTFFSVGASWRLIEEEFMKSQELFSDLKLRVSYGQTGNADFGSIDNFVARALYDYGTSYNGAPGNAPNTIGNVDLTWEKNKSFNIGLDLALLKGAITATIDVYKRKTDGLLLNTPVSSTSGFTTQMTNIGSLENKGIEALISTKNFDNRGGFSWRTELNIGMNRNKITSLFMGRDVAGGNSTQLHRVGQPVQSWYLNEWAGVDPENGDPLWYTADGKTTNNINLAERRIVGNSQPKFTGGLTNTFEYKGIGVSVFFYAVTGNKILNRTRILGDADGAYFGYGYDKLTAENYWRKPGDIAERPKPIPGGNKNANSALSTRYLEDGSFLRLRNISLSYSLPAKWVRAAKFTSVKLYAQAANLATWTSYTGWDPEQDISAMEFFRYPPSKSITFGANINF